In Corallococcus caeni, the genomic stretch CGTGCCGCAGGCGCTGGGCGAGCCGTTGCAGCTGTAGCCCGGCTCCACGGCGCAGGTGGTGTTGCAGCCGTCGCCGTTGGCGGCGTTGCCGTCGTCGCACTGCTCGCCGGCGTTGAGCACGCCGTCGCCGCAGGTCTTGAAGCACGAGGTGCCGGGCGCGGGGCAGCTGTAGCCCGGCTCCACGGCGCAGGTGGCGTTGCAGCCGTCCCCCACCGTCGTGTTCCCGTCGTCGCACGCCTCGGCGCCCGCGCGGAGGCCGTCGCCGCAGAGGGTGTTGCAGGTGCTGGGCGCGCCCGAGCAGCTGTAGCCCGTCTCCACCTGGCAGCCGCTGGAGCAGCCGTCGCCGGACACCTTGTCCCCGTCGTCGCACGTCTCGTTCGCATCCAGGGCGCCATTGCCGCACGTCTGGGCGCACACGGACGGGCCCGTGGACGGCGTGGAGCAGGCGTAGCCGTCTTCCACGCGGCACTCGGTGGCGCAGCCGTCGCCGGACGTCAGGTTGCCGTCGTCGCACTGCTCGCCCGGGTTCACGGTGCCATCGCCGCAGGTCTTCGCGCAGGGCTGGCCCGGGGTGGCGCACGCGTAGCCCAGCTCCAGGGTGCAGGCGTTGGAGCAGCCATCGCCCAGGGCGGTGTTGCCGTCGTCGCACAGCTCTCCGGCGTTGAGCACGCCGTTGCCGCACAGCGGGGCGCAGACGGACGGAGCGCCGGAGCAGGTGTAGCCCGTCTCGATGCGGCACGCCGCGGAGCAGCCGTCGGAGCTGAACGCGTTGCCGTCGTCGCACTGCTCACCCGCGTTGATGGCGCCGTTGCCGCAGGTGGCCGCGCAGGCCTGGCCCGGCGTGGGGCACGCGTAGCCGTCCTCCACGCGGCAGCTGGCGTTGCAGCCGTCGTTCGCGGTGGTGTTGCCGTCGTCGCACTGCTCGCCGGGGTTCAGGTTGCCGTTGCCGCACGTCTGGGCGCAGGTGCTGGGCGCACCCGTGCAGCCGTAGCCGGGCTCGATGCCGCAGGTGGCGTTGCAGCCGTCGCCGCTCTTGGCGTTGCCGTCGTCGCACTCCTCGCGCGGGGAGACGGCGCCGTCACCGCAGCGGTCGTCGTAGGCGTCCACGAAGAGGTAGCGGAAGGCGTTCGGCGGGCTGGCCGCGTTCTCGTTGCACAGCTCGATGCGGTTGACGCCCGCGTGCCAGGCCGCGTTGGTGCCGAACTCGCGGAAGATGTTCTTCTGCCAGGGCTGGCCGGGCGGCTCGCTCACGGTGACGGGGGTGATGTCCACGCCGTTCACCTTCGCGCTGTCGAACCGGTTGTCGTTGAAGGTGGCCAGCCGCAGGCGGAACTGCGCGACGTTCGTCGTCGAGGGGATGAGGAAGTCCTGGTACACGCACGTCTGCGCGCCCTGGGGCGCCATGAAGCGCGCGGTCTGCATCTCCAGCGGCCAGTCGTTCGCGTTGCGCACGCCGGTGTCCGCGCCGGTGGTGGTGCCGGAGTAGAACCAGTGCGGATCCACCCCGCCCGCGGGCAGGCGGCGGTTCTGCGCGTCCACGCCGGTGTTGAACACCGCCACACCGGCCCTCACGCAGCGGCTGGGGCTGCCCGCGCAGGCGAAGCCGGGCTCCACCTCGCACTGCCGGCTGCACCCGTCGCCCTCGAAGCGGTTGCCGTCGTCGCAGACCTCCTGCGCGTACGACGGGTACTGGCGGTTGTCGAACGTGCCATTGCCACACAGCGACAAGTCACACGTGGCCGAACAGCCGTTGCCGTTGTCCGCGGTGTCGCCGTCGTCACACAGCTCGCCGGAGTCGGTGGCGTTGTTGCCGCACAGGCTCGCCAGCGAGCACGCGTTGCCGGGCACGTTGCACAGGAAGCCCGCCTCCACGGTGCCGGTGGCCGAACAGCCGTCTCCGCTCGCGGTGTTGCCGTCGTCGCACTGCTCGCCGGGCTGGAGCCGGCCGTCCCCCACGAGCCCGGAGGACTGGCTCGTGAGGACGGGCTCTGACGTGGAGGTCGCCGACTCGCAGCCGGCGAGGAGGAACAGCGAACACAGCGCCAGCGCGTGGAGGCCCGCGCGCAGGGCCATGCGGGGTGAATCTCCCCGGAGGGAATTCATCAGGGTCGTGAACATGAAGGGTCTGCCCTACTTCTTGAGGGTGTCGGGGGAAGAGGAGGAGGCCGGCGCCGTCTGCACGCCCTCGGCCTCTCCGACGATCTTGAACTCGACGCGGCGGTTCTTCGCGCGTCCGTCCGCCTTGGCGTTGTCCGCGATGGGCTGCTCGGGGCCGAAGCCCTTCGCCTCCAGCCGCTCGCGCTGCACGCCCTTGCTCACGAGGTAGTCCACCACCGCCTCGGCGCGCCGCTGGGACAGGTCCAGGTTGTACGCGGCCTTGCCGGTGTTGTCGGTGTGGCCTTCCACGCGGACCTTCTCAATGTCCGGATGGGACACGAGGATGGCCGCGACCTTGTCGAGCACCGCGTTGCTGCGCTTCTGGATGACGGCCTTGTTGTTCTCGAAGAACACGGCCTCGAGGATGCGGATGCTGCCGGAGTCGATGCGCGCGATGGGCGCCTCCTTGCAGCCGCCGTTGGACTCGGTGCCCGGTTCGTCGGGGCAGTTGTCCAGGCGGTCCACGATGCCGTCGCCGTCGCGGTCCGGCTCCACGTCCGGGCAGCCGTCGGCGTCCTTGTAGCGGTTGAACGTCTCCGGCTCCTTCGGGCACGCGTCCTTGGAGTCCACGATGCCGTCCCCGTCGGAGTCGGGGTCGTCCGGGCAGCCGTCCTCGTCCTGGAAGCCGTTCTTGTTCTCCGCCTGCGCGGGGCACTTATCCGCCAGGTTGGGGATGCCGTCCTGGTCGTCGTCCTTGTCCGGGCAGCCCTGGAGCTGCGCCAGGCCCGCGGTGGTGGGGCACTGATCATCGCGGTTCTTCACGCCGTCGCCGTCGGCATCCAGGTCGGGACACTCGGCGGCCACGTGGGGCTGGCCCGCGATACACACGGGGCCCTTGGGCGCGGGAGGCGTGCCGAAGGACACACCGGCGAGCACGCGGAAGCGCGGCGTGCCCGGCGTCTGGCCAAAGCCCGGGCCGCCCATGACGTACACCTCGGTGCCGTCGGCGGTGGGGACGCGCAGGCCCAGCAGGGCCTCCAGCGAGCTGGGCGAGTCCTGCGTGGGCACGGTGCCGCGCACGAGGACCTCCTCGCGCAGGCCCCAGAGGCTGGCGGACAGGTTCACGCCGCCGTTCAGCTCCACGCCCATCTCATCCTGGTACGGCTGCGTCTGCGGCGTCAGCGCGTACGTCTTCGTGCGCACGAGCGTCCCGACGTCCGCGCCCACGCGGAAGGTGCCGCCCAGCTGCTTGCCGGCGCCCAGGCGTGGGGAGAAGGTGAAGCCCTCGTCACGGGTGAGGGCGGCCTTGCTGCCCAGGGGCAGGGCCACGCCCAGGTGCAGCCCGAGGTCCATCGGTCCGCCCCGGCTCTCGGAGAGGAAGCCCACGCGGGCCTGGACCCACGGGGTGCCGAGCGCGCTGGTGGTGGGACGGGACACGCCGAGTCCGGCGGTCTCCGGGCCCCACTGGGCGACGATGGGCACCTGGGCGCCCACCTCCAGCCAGTTCGTGAAGGAGTACGCGGCGCTCAGGTGCGCCGTCACGCGGTTGGAGATGACGTCGGCCTGGCGGTCGCCGTCCTCCACGAGGACGAGGGGCCGGTTCTCGTAGTGCGCGGTCAGCCCGACGCGGAACTGCCCCGCGGGGAGCAGGTCCGCGGTGGACAGCACGAGGCTGTCGCGCATGCCGGGGTTGAGCTGCAGGCGCTCCAGTTCGATGCCCGGAATGGTGCTCTGGGCCTGGGCGCTGCTGAAGGCGCAGAGGACGGCCAGTCCTCCGAGCCCAAGGTGATGCCTTCGTGCGAACAAGCGTTCCTCCACATGCACTCGCGGGCTTGAAGGTGCCCGCGCCCTTCGCGAGGCGAGGGGTGGGCGGACGGTTGCACGCGAGGGGCCAGGAGGTGTCCGAAGCACGACATCGAGTCGTGGCGCGGAGATGCGAGGCGGGGCCCGGGCCGGGCCCTCGTGGCTGACGCGTCAGCGGAGGACACGGACACGGCGCTGACGCGTCAGGGGAGGACGCGGGGCCTACAGGTGGAAGTGGCCCGAGGCCTCCGGCTGGTAGGGCACGGCGAGGATGCGCAGGCGCCGGGTGCGGCCATTGGGGAGGGGCCACTCCACGGTCTGGCCCACGGACAGGCCAATGAGGGCGCTGCCCACGGGGGCGAGGATGGAGATGCGGCCGGCGTCGCTGTTGGCGTCCTTGGGATAGACGAGCGTCACCTCGCGCGTCTCCCCGGCCTCTTCGTCCTCGAAGACGACGGTGCTGTTCATGGTGACGACGTCGCGGGGGATGGCGCCGGAGGACGTGACGGTGGCGCGGGCGAGCTCGGACTCCAGCTGCTCCACGAGCTCCGCGTTGCGGGCGTTGCCGTACTGTTCGACGACGCGCTCCAGGCGCTGGAGGTCGGTGTCGGTGACGATGAGGGGGTGGTCGTGGGTCATGGCGATGGCCTCCTGCGTGGGAAGGGAATGACGGTGGAACGCATTCCCGGAAGGCGGGAGCGCGTGGCGTGGGGCTTCAGCGGGGGTGCAGCGGACGCCGTCCGTCGTGAACTACGCGAGACGGGCGGCGTGGGTGACAAGCCAGGCGGTGGCTCGGCCGTGCGCGGGCAGCATCCGGCGCACGGAGATCCGGCGCGGAGCACGCTGCATGCAGGCTGTGAGCGAAACCGTCATCTGACGAGGGACCCGGGGGGCTGCGGCTGCGGTGAAGTGCTGAATGTAGCCGCGTCGCCGGTGATTGCAACCGCCCCCCGGAGAACAGGCGGCCTGGCGGACAGCCGCCGTGACGCCCGGAGGCGCGGAATCAGCGCAGCGGGGACACGTCCTGGAACCACACCCCCGTGGCGCTGATGGCTTCCAGTGCGAGCTTGATGTCCTCGGGAATGACGAGGCTGTGGATGCCCCAGCTCCCAACGTCCTTGCAGATACACGTCGTCGGTGAGGTCGAAGTAGCGCTGCGGCATGGTTCGCGTTCCTGGACGAGCTCGTTCGCCAGGCTTCGCAACATCCGCGTCAACGAACCCCGGGTGTCCACGCACGTGGGCGTAGGGACGTGAAGGAAGCGACGCCGCCAGCAGCCTCGAGCCGCCTCCATTGGATGCATGGAAACAGGTGCGCTGCGCGCGAGCTCCACGACCGTGGACACGAAGGCGTCTTCGTCCAACTCCATGGGCTGGACGTCTCGTTGCGGCGTGTGGACGCGGACGGGCGTGGCATGAATGAGTGAAGCCTACCCAGAGTCGCGGCCGCGCTTGCCTTCCAGGGTCAGCCGAGCACAGAGGACAGCGCGGCCTCTGTCTCAGCCACCAGGGCCCGCACCAGGTCCGCCGCCGAGCCCTCTCGCGACAGCCCAATGCCCTGCCCCGCCCACAGGGCCATGAAGCGCGTATCGTTCTGCTTCGACGCAGCGGCCCGCAGCGTGCGCGTGGCCCCGTGCTGCTGAGGGAACGGCAGGATGGCGCCAGCCTCCTCCAGCGTGGTCGTCAGCTCGTTCGGAATCGCCCGTGCCGGGCGACCGGAGAAGGCGCGGGTGATGCGCGAGGACTCATCCCGGGCCTCACGCAGCAGCGCCTTGTGCGCCACCGCCGCGCTGGACTCCTGGCACCGCAGGAACGCCGTGCCCAATTGCACGGCCGCCGCACCGAGCATCCGCGCCGCCGCGACACCCCGTCCGTCCATGATGCCGCCGCTGGCGATGACCGGCACGCGCACGGCGTCCACCATCTGCGGCACCAGCGCCATCGTCCCCACCATGCCCGCGTCGAATGACCCGCCAAAGGAGCCCCGGTGGCCTCCCGCCTCCGAGCCCTGCGCGACAATCGCATCCACACCCGCGACCTCCAGCGCCCGGGCCTCGCGCACGTTCGTCGCCGTGCCCACGACGAGGATACCTCGCGACCGGAACGTCTCCAGCACCGGCGCTGGCGGGATGCCAAAGGTGAAGCTGAACACCGTGGGCGCCGCTTCGAGCACCGCCTCCACCTGCTTCGCGAAGTCCGGCATCGCCGCCGCCGGAATCACGGGAGGAGGCAGTCCCACCGCCGCATGGAAGCGCTCGAGGATGGCGAGCGTGGGCCCGGGGTCCGCAGGAGCCACCGCGGGCTGTGGAGCGAAGAGGTTGATGCCATACGGCCGCGACGTCCGGGCTCGCACCGCGCGGGCCTGCTGCACGATGTCCTCCGGCTGCACGTAGGCGGCCCCCAGCGAGCCCAGGCCCCCGGCCTCTGACACCGCCGCGACCAGCTCCGGCGGCGTCAGGCCGCCCGCCATGGGCGCCTGGATGAGCGGATGCTCCACGCCGAGCCGCTCCGCGAACCTGCGCCACGCCTGCGGATCCATCATGGCCACACCTCCCGTGACTCACGTCGGACAGCATTAACGGCCCGGCTTCACACTGCAGCTCCGCGCGCTCCGGCAGCATCAGTCCTGCTTCCACGCTCCATGCCGGACGCGGCGCTACGTCCCGCACTTGCCGGTATCCAGGTAGCTATCCAGGGGCCCGGTGAAAGGCCGGCGGGAGCACCACCAGGTCGTACCAACGGGGCTCCAGAACATCGCCAGGGCCCAACCGCCATCGTCTCGCACGTCCCGGTTCGTCACCGCAGACACGAAGTCGTCGATGCCACCGTGGCAGGCGCGATTCGACGGAGCCAGTCCCCTTCCAGAACAAGGCCCGCCTGAACGCGGTCAGCGTCTCCAGGACCTTCAACTCCGCTGCGGAACACCGGGGCAGGTTCTTCATGAGTTCACTGGCACTGCAAGGTCGTGCCGCGAGCGCACCAGGATTCCGAACCTCCAGACCGTCCCCCTC encodes the following:
- a CDS encoding DUF4215 domain-containing protein, which codes for MALRAGLHALALCSLFLLAGCESATSTSEPVLTSQSSGLVGDGRLQPGEQCDDGNTASGDGCSATGTVEAGFLCNVPGNACSLASLCGNNATDSGELCDDGDTADNGNGCSATCDLSLCGNGTFDNRQYPSYAQEVCDDGNRFEGDGCSRQCEVEPGFACAGSPSRCVRAGVAVFNTGVDAQNRRLPAGGVDPHWFYSGTTTGADTGVRNANDWPLEMQTARFMAPQGAQTCVYQDFLIPSTTNVAQFRLRLATFNDNRFDSAKVNGVDITPVTVSEPPGQPWQKNIFREFGTNAAWHAGVNRIELCNENAASPPNAFRYLFVDAYDDRCGDGAVSPREECDDGNAKSGDGCNATCGIEPGYGCTGAPSTCAQTCGNGNLNPGEQCDDGNTTANDGCNASCRVEDGYACPTPGQACAATCGNGAINAGEQCDDGNAFSSDGCSAACRIETGYTCSGAPSVCAPLCGNGVLNAGELCDDGNTALGDGCSNACTLELGYACATPGQPCAKTCGDGTVNPGEQCDDGNLTSGDGCATECRVEDGYACSTPSTGPSVCAQTCGNGALDANETCDDGDKVSGDGCSSGCQVETGYSCSGAPSTCNTLCGDGLRAGAEACDDGNTTVGDGCNATCAVEPGYSCPAPGTSCFKTCGDGVLNAGEQCDDGNAANGDGCNTTCAVEPGYSCNGSPSACGTTCGDGVRAGTEVCDDGNLVGGDTCSPRCLLEVGQTCNASNVCEGFCDPSTQKCVAQDPGPVTPAPVITGPVANTTVSTGTPPISGTSEPGATVTVREGTTVVCTATTDASGHWTCTPTTPLADGPHTVTATAQAPGSATSFPSTAVPFVVNTQVPAPAAPVITGPVANTTVSTGTPAISGTGEPGATVTVREGSTVVCTATVDGSGHWSCVPSTPLPDGPHTVTATAQTPGGTSPAATPVPFVVDTRGPDTQAPDTSIVKGPAPTTSSHTADFEYASTEEGSTFECRLDGGEWGPCQDSYTVGTGDHVLQVRAVDGSGNRDESPAEYTWTVQGSRAFAGGGCSTAPDASWLALLGLMGVPGLRRRQRRTA
- a CDS encoding OmpA family protein; the encoded protein is MFARRHHLGLGGLAVLCAFSSAQAQSTIPGIELERLQLNPGMRDSLVLSTADLLPAGQFRVGLTAHYENRPLVLVEDGDRQADVISNRVTAHLSAAYSFTNWLEVGAQVPIVAQWGPETAGLGVSRPTTSALGTPWVQARVGFLSESRGGPMDLGLHLGVALPLGSKAALTRDEGFTFSPRLGAGKQLGGTFRVGADVGTLVRTKTYALTPQTQPYQDEMGVELNGGVNLSASLWGLREEVLVRGTVPTQDSPSSLEALLGLRVPTADGTEVYVMGGPGFGQTPGTPRFRVLAGVSFGTPPAPKGPVCIAGQPHVAAECPDLDADGDGVKNRDDQCPTTAGLAQLQGCPDKDDDQDGIPNLADKCPAQAENKNGFQDEDGCPDDPDSDGDGIVDSKDACPKEPETFNRYKDADGCPDVEPDRDGDGIVDRLDNCPDEPGTESNGGCKEAPIARIDSGSIRILEAVFFENNKAVIQKRSNAVLDKVAAILVSHPDIEKVRVEGHTDNTGKAAYNLDLSQRRAEAVVDYLVSKGVQRERLEAKGFGPEQPIADNAKADGRAKNRRVEFKIVGEAEGVQTAPASSSSPDTLKK
- the rnk gene encoding nucleoside diphosphate kinase regulator, with the protein product MTHDHPLIVTDTDLQRLERVVEQYGNARNAELVEQLESELARATVTSSGAIPRDVVTMNSTVVFEDEEAGETREVTLVYPKDANSDAGRISILAPVGSALIGLSVGQTVEWPLPNGRTRRLRILAVPYQPEASGHFHL
- a CDS encoding NAD(P)H-dependent flavin oxidoreductase; its protein translation is MMDPQAWRRFAERLGVEHPLIQAPMAGGLTPPELVAAVSEAGGLGSLGAAYVQPEDIVQQARAVRARTSRPYGINLFAPQPAVAPADPGPTLAILERFHAAVGLPPPVIPAAAMPDFAKQVEAVLEAAPTVFSFTFGIPPAPVLETFRSRGILVVGTATNVREARALEVAGVDAIVAQGSEAGGHRGSFGGSFDAGMVGTMALVPQMVDAVRVPVIASGGIMDGRGVAAARMLGAAAVQLGTAFLRCQESSAAVAHKALLREARDESSRITRAFSGRPARAIPNELTTTLEEAGAILPFPQQHGATRTLRAAASKQNDTRFMALWAGQGIGLSREGSAADLVRALVAETEAALSSVLG